From a single Pseudobutyrivibrio xylanivorans genomic region:
- a CDS encoding peptidyl-prolyl cis-trans isomerase, with amino-acid sequence MKNAKLRAAGLAALSAAVIFTGCGKVNPNETLVKIKNGDASETISLGYANFAARYQQSMYDQYLLSYYGEGMWQSDMTGSGSTLEQETKDEVLNQLEEYYLAKAHASDYSISLTDEQTKAIEEAAAKFMTDNSQETLDQMGATEAIVKQYLEDRTYYSLVSAAAKEAAGADIKDDDCWMRSFTYVLFDTNGKKDDDGNLVEYTDEELTNLKAQAKSLSTSEDFDGDVEKLGLSTSSYSYLKGETEDSTMDMSIINAAEALKEGEISSVIQVDGAGYYVLRLDKDHDTDASDNKKESLESDAFNTLMDSWKEAITWTVDEKVWEKVKFDSLFKAVEKEEASEETESTTEETESTEESAEDSDQD; translated from the coding sequence ATGAAAAATGCAAAATTAAGAGCCGCAGGCCTTGCAGCACTTTCAGCTGCAGTTATATTTACAGGTTGCGGAAAAGTGAATCCTAATGAGACATTAGTAAAAATTAAGAATGGAGATGCTTCTGAGACAATTAGCCTTGGATATGCTAATTTTGCTGCAAGATATCAGCAGTCCATGTATGACCAGTATCTTCTTTCATATTACGGAGAAGGAATGTGGCAGTCTGATATGACTGGTTCAGGCTCAACACTTGAGCAGGAGACAAAGGATGAGGTTCTTAATCAGCTTGAGGAGTATTATTTAGCAAAGGCTCACGCATCTGATTACAGCATCAGTCTCACAGACGAGCAGACAAAGGCAATTGAGGAAGCAGCTGCTAAGTTTATGACAGACAATTCACAGGAAACTCTTGACCAGATGGGTGCAACAGAGGCGATTGTAAAGCAGTACCTTGAGGATAGAACCTACTATTCACTTGTTAGTGCTGCAGCAAAGGAAGCTGCCGGTGCAGATATTAAAGATGATGATTGTTGGATGCGTTCTTTCACATATGTACTATTTGATACAAATGGCAAGAAGGATGATGATGGAAACTTAGTTGAATATACAGACGAGGAGCTTACAAATCTCAAGGCACAGGCAAAGAGTCTTTCTACATCAGAAGACTTTGATGGTGATGTTGAGAAGCTTGGATTATCAACATCTTCATACTCATATCTCAAAGGTGAGACAGAAGACAGCACAATGGATATGAGCATTATCAATGCTGCTGAGGCACTTAAGGAAGGTGAGATTTCATCTGTTATTCAGGTTGATGGTGCAGGTTATTATGTACTCAGACTTGATAAGGATCACGATACAGATGCTTCTGATAACAAGAAGGAATCCCTTGAGTCAGATGCTTTCAACACATTGATGGATTCTTGGAAGGAAGCTATCACATGGACTGTTGATGAGAAGGTTTGGGAAAAGGTTAAGTTTGATTCATTATTTAAGGCTGTAGAGAAGGAAGAAGCTTCAGAGGAAACTGAGTCTACTACAGAAGAGACTGAAAGCACTGAGGAATCAGCTGAGGACTCAGACCAGGATTAA
- the mfd gene encoding transcription-repair coupling factor yields MKAFLEPFESLTAVESLREALLKYGKIYDITGCADKAHLIYGIGHDVKYKLIVTSDELKARELYEEYRFFDNDVVYFPAKDFLFYQSDIRGNALTRERMQAIEAVISNSACTVITTIDALMNKLPALSYFEEGVVAVSDTDTVELEALRRKLVAMGYENVGTCEHPGEFAVRGGIIDVYPLTAELPVRIELWGDEVDSIRSYDPTNQKSIENINSVLIFPAVELILSAEEIDAGLAKIEKERDLRYEAYRKEMKTEEAYHLKTYADRVIEETREWGLSQELETNLTYFCDKLGSFADFMPKGTYVFIDEVQKVINKAEVTETEFADAMTRRVEAGYMLKGQMEMLYGVAEVFGKLERFPITLMSVLDAKNKLLKSADHFSIAVQGVNAYNGSFELLTKELLQYKKRKYKVLLVTSSATKGQRLAEDLLDEGLNAYFTTDLDHRINPGETMICQGNIKRGFDYPDSAFVMLSDGDIFGHVRKKKKRVKKYEGESISSFSDLHVGDYVVHENYGLGVYKGTEQMELDRVIRDYIKIEYAKGSNLYVLTSQLDQIQKYSGPDGKKPKLNSLGAGTQEWARTKQKVQSAVGVVAKELVDLYALRQNTDGFVYGPDTIWQKEFEESFPYEETEGQLSAIDAVKSDMQSTKIMDRLICGDVGFGKTEVAMRAAFKAVQEGKQVAYLVPTTILAQQHYNNFVQRMGGYPVNIGLLCRFRSAAEQKKTIQDLKNGMCDIVIGTHRLLSKDVEFKDLGLLIIDEEQRFGVNHKERIKQMKKTVDVLSLSATPIPRTLHMSLVGIRDMSVLDEAPMERTPIQTFVFEYNSEMVREAIVREMARDGQVYYVFNRVRGIQDMAAEIEKLVPKSTVGYIHGQMTEAKVEDVMMQFINHEIDVLVATTIIEIGLDISNVNTIIIHDSDNMGLSQLYQLRGRVGRSNRTAYAFLMYKQDKMLKEVAEKRLAAIKEFTDLGSGFKIAMRDLEIRGAGNLLGVEQHGNMTAVGYDLYCKMLNEAVKKEKGEIKEDTFNTSVDINIEAYLPDTYVSNEEQRIDIYKRIAAIDSEEARDDMLDELVDRFGEPKRCVQNLLWVAMLRVKAHDAYVSAIEQKGDIIRIVMFEKAKIDVAQIPALLERNNPHITFAADPKNPAFVFNTKANTRIKPNEVYEYLEDFLLDLKSLKVE; encoded by the coding sequence ATGAAAGCATTTTTAGAGCCATTTGAATCACTTACAGCAGTAGAGTCTCTTAGAGAGGCTCTACTTAAATATGGAAAGATATATGATATTACAGGGTGCGCTGATAAGGCGCACCTTATTTATGGTATTGGTCATGATGTGAAATATAAACTGATTGTCACAAGTGATGAGCTTAAGGCACGAGAGCTATACGAAGAGTACCGTTTCTTTGACAATGATGTTGTGTATTTCCCTGCAAAGGATTTCCTGTTTTATCAGTCTGATATAAGAGGAAATGCTTTGACTCGTGAGCGAATGCAGGCAATTGAGGCAGTTATCAGCAACAGTGCCTGCACAGTTATCACAACCATAGATGCGCTGATGAATAAGCTTCCAGCACTTTCATATTTTGAGGAAGGTGTGGTTGCCGTTTCAGATACTGATACGGTGGAGCTAGAAGCTCTGCGCAGGAAGCTTGTGGCAATGGGCTATGAAAATGTGGGAACTTGCGAGCATCCGGGTGAGTTTGCAGTGCGAGGCGGCATTATAGATGTATATCCACTGACAGCTGAATTACCAGTTCGAATAGAGCTTTGGGGTGATGAGGTGGACAGCATTCGCTCCTATGATCCGACGAATCAGAAGTCTATAGAAAATATAAATTCAGTTTTAATTTTTCCGGCAGTTGAGCTTATATTAAGTGCTGAAGAGATTGATGCAGGTCTGGCAAAAATCGAAAAGGAGCGAGATCTGCGCTATGAGGCATATAGAAAGGAGATGAAAACCGAAGAGGCTTATCATCTCAAAACTTATGCTGACAGGGTAATCGAGGAGACAAGAGAGTGGGGATTAAGTCAGGAGCTTGAGACCAACCTTACCTATTTTTGTGATAAGCTGGGTTCTTTTGCTGATTTTATGCCAAAGGGCACCTATGTATTTATTGATGAGGTTCAAAAGGTAATTAATAAGGCAGAGGTCACAGAGACTGAGTTCGCTGATGCCATGACAAGACGTGTAGAGGCTGGCTATATGCTGAAGGGGCAGATGGAAATGCTCTATGGCGTAGCAGAAGTCTTTGGAAAGTTGGAGAGATTTCCTATTACACTGATGTCCGTACTTGATGCCAAGAATAAGCTGCTTAAGTCGGCAGATCATTTCAGTATAGCTGTTCAGGGGGTGAATGCGTATAATGGCAGCTTCGAGCTTTTGACCAAGGAGCTTCTCCAGTATAAGAAGCGTAAATATAAGGTACTTTTGGTAACAAGCTCTGCAACAAAGGGACAGAGACTTGCAGAGGACCTTTTGGATGAGGGCTTGAATGCATATTTCACGACCGATTTGGATCACAGGATTAATCCTGGTGAGACAATGATATGCCAGGGAAATATTAAAAGAGGCTTTGATTATCCTGATTCTGCCTTTGTAATGCTGTCTGACGGTGATATATTCGGTCATGTAAGAAAGAAGAAAAAGCGTGTCAAAAAGTATGAGGGTGAGAGTATATCTTCCTTCTCAGATTTACATGTCGGAGATTATGTGGTTCATGAGAATTACGGCTTGGGTGTCTATAAGGGTACCGAGCAGATGGAGCTAGACCGTGTAATTCGAGATTATATTAAGATTGAGTACGCAAAGGGCAGTAATCTCTATGTGCTTACTAGTCAGCTTGATCAGATTCAGAAATACTCAGGACCTGATGGAAAGAAGCCAAAGCTAAATTCCTTGGGGGCAGGAACTCAGGAGTGGGCAAGAACAAAACAGAAGGTTCAGTCGGCAGTTGGTGTAGTTGCAAAGGAGTTAGTTGATTTATATGCCCTCCGACAGAACACTGATGGATTTGTATATGGGCCTGACACAATATGGCAGAAGGAATTCGAAGAAAGCTTCCCTTATGAGGAAACAGAGGGGCAACTTTCTGCAATTGATGCGGTAAAATCAGACATGCAGTCCACTAAGATAATGGATAGACTTATCTGCGGAGATGTTGGATTTGGCAAGACTGAGGTGGCTATGAGGGCTGCTTTTAAGGCTGTTCAGGAGGGAAAACAGGTAGCATATCTGGTTCCAACCACCATATTAGCTCAGCAGCATTACAATAATTTCGTTCAGAGAATGGGTGGCTATCCAGTAAATATTGGTCTTTTATGTCGTTTTAGAAGTGCCGCAGAGCAGAAAAAGACAATCCAGGATTTGAAAAATGGTATGTGTGATATCGTAATCGGTACTCACAGATTGCTTTCAAAAGACGTGGAATTCAAGGATTTAGGCCTACTTATTATAGATGAAGAGCAGCGATTTGGTGTAAATCATAAGGAACGTATCAAGCAGATGAAGAAGACAGTTGATGTCCTTTCGCTATCTGCTACCCCTATTCCTCGAACTCTTCATATGTCACTGGTTGGAATACGTGATATGAGTGTGTTGGACGAGGCTCCAATGGAGAGAACCCCTATTCAAACATTTGTATTTGAATACAACTCAGAGATGGTTAGAGAGGCAATTGTACGCGAAATGGCACGTGATGGGCAGGTTTATTACGTGTTTAACAGGGTGCGTGGTATTCAGGATATGGCGGCAGAGATTGAGAAGTTGGTTCCCAAATCAACTGTTGGCTATATTCATGGCCAAATGACTGAGGCAAAGGTTGAGGATGTGATGATGCAATTCATCAATCACGAAATCGATGTTCTTGTAGCGACGACTATCATAGAGATTGGACTGGACATTTCAAATGTTAATACTATTATCATCCATGATTCGGATAACATGGGACTTTCTCAGCTGTATCAGCTGAGGGGACGAGTTGGCCGAAGCAACAGAACAGCCTATGCTTTTCTTATGTATAAGCAGGATAAAATGCTTAAGGAGGTGGCTGAGAAGCGCCTGGCTGCCATAAAGGAATTTACTGATTTGGGTAGCGGCTTTAAGATTGCTATGCGAGATTTGGAAATACGAGGAGCGGGCAATCTGCTTGGTGTTGAGCAACATGGAAACATGACTGCGGTAGGCTACGATCTATACTGCAAGATGCTTAATGAGGCGGTAAAGAAGGAGAAGGGTGAAATAAAAGAAGATACCTTCAATACTTCTGTGGATATCAATATAGAGGCTTATCTTCCTGATACCTATGTATCAAATGAGGAGCAGCGAATCGATATTTACAAGCGAATTGCAGCTATTGATTCTGAGGAAGCAAGGGATGATATGCTTGACGAGCTTGTTGATAGATTTGGTGAGCCTAAGCGATGTGTTCAGAATCTTCTTTGGGTGGCAATGCTTAGGGTTAAGGCACATGATGCTTATGTTTCGGCAATCGAGCAGAAGGGTGATATCATCAGGATTGTGATGTTTGAGAAGGCAAAGATTGATGTGGCACAGATTCCAGCATTATTAGAGCGGAATAATCCACATATTACCTTTGCTGCGGACCCTAAAAATCCTGCGTTTGTCTTTAACACTAAGGCTAATACTAGGATAAAACCTAATGAGGTTTATGAGTATTTAGAAGATTTTCTTTTAGACTTGAAGAGTCTCAAAGTTGAATAA
- a CDS encoding SulP family inorganic anion transporter: MEQFKPMLFSCMKKYSKEQFVKDVVSGIIVAIIALPLSIALALASGVGPEPGLYTAIVAGFLISFFGGSTVQIAGPTAAFATIVAGIIAKDGMDGLIIATIMAGIILIILGLVKAGALIKFIPYTITTGFTAGIAVTILIGQFKDFFGMDFHGEKPIETMDKLKLFFVNIDTINWQAVLVGVVCLAVLIIWPKFFSKVPASIIAVFVGILMVQGLKLNVNTIGTLYPDLKAGLPSISVPHFSLKVIRNEMPNAFTIAILAAIESLLSAVVADGMVNSKHRSNQELIGQGIGNIGSVLFGGIPATGAIARTAANIKNGGRTPIAGMVHSITLLVILVVLMPYAKFIPMPCIAAILFQVAYNMCQWRPFVRLVKYAPKSDIIVLVLTFVLTVVFDLVVAIEWGMIVACILFIKRMSEETHVSGWTYQSDEEEFVDDLRPVAKEIRVFEITGPLFFGVSDALAESIDVKDYTKVLIMRMRSVPAIDVTALRALRDLVERAQKKGVTVVFSHVNEQPRHMMEKADFIKIVGEENFQPNIDAAIERAEAIAWLK, encoded by the coding sequence GTAAAAGATGTGGTTTCAGGAATTATTGTGGCAATCATTGCATTGCCACTTTCTATTGCCTTGGCTTTGGCATCAGGCGTAGGCCCAGAGCCAGGACTTTACACAGCAATCGTTGCTGGATTTCTGATTTCATTCTTTGGTGGTAGTACAGTTCAGATTGCCGGACCAACAGCGGCATTTGCTACAATCGTTGCCGGAATCATTGCAAAAGACGGCATGGATGGACTTATTATCGCAACTATTATGGCTGGTATTATCCTTATTATTTTAGGACTCGTTAAGGCTGGTGCACTTATCAAGTTCATCCCTTACACTATTACAACAGGATTTACAGCCGGTATCGCAGTTACAATTCTCATTGGACAGTTTAAGGATTTCTTTGGAATGGACTTTCACGGCGAGAAGCCAATTGAGACAATGGATAAGCTAAAGCTTTTCTTTGTAAATATCGATACAATCAACTGGCAAGCAGTACTTGTTGGTGTGGTTTGTCTTGCAGTACTTATTATTTGGCCTAAGTTTTTCTCAAAGGTTCCTGCTTCTATTATTGCAGTTTTTGTTGGAATTCTTATGGTTCAGGGACTTAAGCTTAATGTAAACACAATCGGAACTCTTTACCCAGATTTGAAGGCAGGTTTGCCAAGTATTTCGGTTCCTCATTTTTCACTTAAGGTGATTAGAAATGAAATGCCAAATGCATTTACAATCGCAATTTTGGCTGCTATTGAGTCGTTGCTTTCAGCCGTAGTTGCTGATGGTATGGTAAACAGCAAGCACAGAAGTAATCAGGAGCTTATTGGTCAGGGTATCGGAAATATCGGTTCTGTTCTTTTCGGCGGTATTCCAGCAACTGGAGCTATCGCAAGAACAGCTGCAAATATTAAGAATGGTGGTCGTACACCAATCGCAGGCATGGTTCATTCAATTACATTACTTGTTATTCTTGTAGTGCTTATGCCTTATGCTAAGTTCATACCAATGCCATGTATTGCAGCTATTCTTTTCCAGGTTGCTTACAACATGTGCCAGTGGAGACCTTTCGTAAGACTAGTTAAGTATGCGCCAAAGTCTGATATAATCGTACTTGTGCTTACATTCGTACTCACAGTAGTATTTGATCTTGTTGTAGCTATTGAGTGGGGTATGATTGTTGCATGTATCCTCTTCATCAAGAGAATGAGCGAAGAGACACATGTCAGTGGTTGGACATACCAGAGTGACGAGGAGGAGTTCGTAGATGATCTTCGCCCTGTTGCAAAGGAAATTCGAGTATTCGAGATTACAGGACCGCTTTTCTTTGGTGTATCTGATGCTCTTGCAGAAAGTATTGATGTAAAGGATTATACAAAAGTACTTATCATGAGAATGCGTTCTGTACCTGCAATTGATGTTACAGCTCTTCGTGCACTTAGAGATTTAGTAGAGCGTGCACAGAAGAAGGGTGTTACTGTGGTATTCTCGCACGTTAATGAGCAGCCTAGACACATGATGGAGAAGGCTGACTTTATTAAAATCGTAGGCGAAGAAAACTTCCAGCCAAACATTGACGCTGCAATCGAAAGAGCAGAAGCAATCGCATGGTTGAAATAA